The Vidua macroura isolate BioBank_ID:100142 chromosome 4, ASM2450914v1, whole genome shotgun sequence genome window below encodes:
- the LOC128806066 gene encoding homeobox protein not2-like: MKRVRTVFKPEQLERLEQEFLKQQYMVGTERVDLAATLHLTETQVKVWFQNRRIKWRKQSMEQKAAKLSQFGVIQPASADSTGSKDHEEDPVDVEL, from the exons ATGAAGAGAGTCCGCACGGTCTTCaaaccagagcagctggagcgGCTGGAGCAGGAGTTCCTCAAGCAGCAGTACATGGTGGGCACGGAGAGGGTGGACCTGGCTGCAACTCTGCATCTCACAGAGACCCAG GTCAAAGTCTGGTTCCAGAACCGGAGGATCAAGTGGAGGAAGCAGAGCATGGAGCAGAAGGCGGCAAAGCTGTCGCAGTTTGGGGTGATCCAGCCTGCGAGCGCCGACTCCACCGGCAGCAAGGACCACGAGGAGGACCCTGTGGACGTGGAGCTTTGA